A DNA window from Ignavibacteriales bacterium contains the following coding sequences:
- the nuoD gene encoding NADH dehydrogenase (quinone) subunit D: MSFEQNQHEARQKILKALENQHTTVMFSDSLENEMILNMGPQHPATHGVLRLLLRLDGETIVAAVPDLGYLHRGYEKLAENMNYHEFIPHTDRLDYLSPLANNVAYVLAVEKLAGIEVPQRAQYLRVICAELARLASHLVWIGTMAMDVGAVTVLLWGFREREKIQDIWDLLTGVRFTTSFTRVGGMAQDISGEAIAAIKKFLDELPASLDECENVLARNRIFIDRCEGIGYVSKEDSIAIGLTGPLLRAVGVDHDLRRDVPYLVYDKLDFHVPVYQDGDVLARFYVRITEMRESIKILWQALDKMPAGPIHANKPKQVLPRKEKVYGKMEELIHDFMLINFGINPPIGEVYHAIEASKGELGFYIQSKGDGYPWRLKIRSPSFCNIQSLPMMLQGGLISDVVAVIGSLDPVMGEADK, encoded by the coding sequence ATGTCATTCGAACAAAATCAACACGAAGCGCGACAAAAAATTCTCAAAGCATTAGAGAACCAGCATACAACTGTGATGTTCAGCGATTCTCTTGAGAATGAGATGATATTGAATATGGGTCCACAGCATCCCGCTACACACGGAGTGCTTCGTTTACTACTGCGCTTAGACGGAGAAACGATTGTTGCTGCAGTTCCCGATCTCGGATACCTTCATCGTGGTTACGAAAAGCTTGCAGAGAATATGAATTATCACGAATTCATTCCTCACACAGATCGTCTCGACTATTTATCCCCGTTAGCGAACAATGTTGCGTACGTTCTTGCGGTAGAAAAACTCGCCGGTATTGAAGTGCCTCAGCGCGCTCAATATCTTCGCGTTATATGTGCAGAACTTGCCCGGCTCGCATCGCATCTTGTATGGATCGGAACGATGGCGATGGATGTTGGTGCCGTTACAGTTTTATTATGGGGATTTCGCGAGCGGGAGAAGATTCAGGACATTTGGGATTTGCTGACTGGTGTGAGGTTTACAACGAGTTTCACGAGAGTCGGCGGCATGGCGCAAGATATTTCTGGTGAAGCTATCGCTGCAATTAAGAAATTTTTAGACGAGCTACCCGCGTCGCTAGATGAGTGCGAGAATGTTTTAGCGCGCAACAGAATTTTCATCGATCGTTGTGAAGGAATCGGTTACGTTTCAAAAGAAGATTCTATTGCGATAGGTCTCACAGGTCCGTTGCTTCGCGCAGTCGGCGTTGATCATGATCTAAGAAGAGATGTGCCGTATTTAGTGTATGATAAATTAGATTTTCATGTTCCTGTTTATCAGGATGGTGACGTGCTTGCCCGATTCTATGTCCGCATAACGGAAATGAGAGAAAGTATAAAAATTCTTTGGCAGGCATTAGATAAAATGCCGGCAGGTCCAATCCATGCCAACAAGCCAAAGCAGGTACTTCCGCGTAAAGAAAAAGTTTACGGTAAAATGGAAGAACTGATACACGATTTCATGTTGATAAATTTTGGAATTAATCCTCCCATTGGCGAAGTGTATCATGCAATCGAGGCATCGAAAGGTGAATTAGGATTTTATATACAAAGCAAGGGAGATGGTTATCCCTGGCGGTTGAAAATTCGGTCTCCGTCATTCTGTAACATCCAATCGTTACCGATGATGCTTCAGGGTGGATTAATTTCGGATGTGGTTGCGGTTATCGGCAGTCTCGACCCGGTAATGGGCGAGGCGGATAAATAA
- the nuoE gene encoding NADH-quinone oxidoreductase subunit NuoE, with protein MLTQENKNKIDALRKQFPDTKSLTIPALHIAQEQYGWVSEEAMKDIALLLNLPESHIIGVATFYTMFNKKPVGKYHIQVCTNVSCQLLGSEKISRYICNKLNIKVGETTSDKKFTISEVECLGSCGTAPMMQVNDDYHENLTPEKIDKILQELK; from the coding sequence ATGTTGACGCAGGAAAATAAAAATAAGATAGACGCTCTAAGAAAACAATTCCCCGATACAAAATCGCTGACTATTCCCGCGCTTCATATCGCGCAAGAGCAGTACGGCTGGGTGTCGGAAGAGGCGATGAAAGATATTGCACTGTTGCTCAATCTACCCGAAAGCCATATCATCGGTGTTGCAACATTTTATACCATGTTCAACAAGAAACCGGTAGGGAAGTATCATATTCAGGTTTGCACGAACGTTTCGTGCCAACTCCTTGGATCTGAAAAAATATCCCGATACATTTGTAATAAATTAAATATCAAAGTTGGTGAAACTACATCCGATAAGAAATTCACCATTTCCGAAGTTGAATGTCTAGGTTCATGCGGCACAGCACCAATGATGCAGGTGAACGACGATTATCATGAAAATCTCACGCCTGAAAAAATTGATAAGATTCTTCAAGAATTGAAATAA
- the nuoF gene encoding NADH-quinone oxidoreductase subunit NuoF, which produces MSEFSEKILLPDIPNLHRIEVYEQNGGYRAIRKALEMTTDAVIDEVKKSNLKGRGGAGFPTGLKWTFMPKQSAKPKYLCANGDEGEPGTFKDRQIFELNPHLFIEGSLIAAYAMGITAVYVYIRGEYVKWIKILQQSIDEAYSKNYIGKNILGTQFSTDIYIVRGAGAYICGEESSLMNSIEGERGYPRVKPPFPAQVGLWGCPTTINNIETIANIPHIINRGAEWYSRIGAPKHPGTLLFGVSGHVNKPGVYELPTGTLLTDIIFKHAGGVKDGKKIKAVIPGGSSTKWILGEELEGVKMDAESLKAYDTSIGTGGVIVMDEDTDVIKVLARLTHFYHHESCGQCTPCREGCGWMEKILKRFIAGEAQIEDIDLLLNVANNIEGNTVCALGDAAAWPVQSVIKKFRGEFENRVIKTPAEKKYIKPPHLVSA; this is translated from the coding sequence ATGTCGGAATTTTCAGAAAAAATATTACTGCCGGATATTCCAAATCTCCATCGGATCGAAGTTTACGAACAGAACGGCGGATACCGCGCGATCAGAAAAGCTTTAGAGATGACGACCGATGCCGTGATCGATGAAGTCAAAAAATCGAATCTGAAAGGTCGTGGCGGTGCGGGATTCCCAACAGGTTTAAAATGGACATTCATGCCGAAGCAATCCGCGAAACCGAAATATCTCTGCGCTAACGGAGATGAAGGTGAACCCGGTACATTCAAAGACAGGCAGATATTCGAGTTAAATCCGCATCTTTTTATCGAAGGATCTTTGATCGCCGCTTACGCGATGGGAATTACAGCCGTTTACGTTTACATTCGCGGTGAGTATGTAAAATGGATTAAGATACTCCAGCAATCAATAGACGAAGCATATTCAAAAAATTATATCGGGAAAAATATTCTCGGCACACAATTCTCAACAGATATTTACATCGTCCGCGGTGCAGGTGCTTATATTTGCGGCGAAGAATCTTCGCTGATGAACTCTATCGAAGGTGAGCGCGGTTATCCGCGTGTTAAACCACCATTCCCGGCACAGGTCGGGTTGTGGGGATGTCCGACTACCATCAATAATATTGAAACGATTGCGAACATACCTCACATTATAAACCGCGGGGCGGAATGGTATTCGCGAATCGGCGCACCAAAACATCCGGGTACACTTTTATTCGGTGTAAGCGGACATGTAAACAAACCGGGCGTTTACGAATTACCAACCGGAACATTGCTCACAGATATCATCTTCAAACATGCAGGCGGAGTTAAAGATGGTAAAAAGATTAAGGCGGTTATTCCCGGCGGTTCATCGACAAAATGGATCTTAGGCGAAGAACTTGAGGGAGTTAAGATGGATGCAGAGTCTTTGAAAGCTTACGATACGTCCATCGGTACAGGCGGAGTGATAGTGATGGATGAAGATACGGATGTAATAAAAGTTCTTGCGCGGTTGACACATTTTTACCATCACGAATCGTGCGGACAATGCACGCCTTGCCGCGAAGGATGCGGATGGATGGAAAAAATTCTAAAGCGCTTCATCGCTGGCGAAGCGCAGATAGAAGATATCGATCTTCTTTTGAATGTTGCGAACAACATCGAAGGAAATACCGTCTGCGCCTTAGGCGATGCCGCCGCCTGGCCCGTTCAAAGTGTTATTAAAAAGTTCAGGGGAGAGTTCGAGAATCGGGTAATAAAAACACCTGCTGAAAAAAAGTACATCAAACCACCACATCTGGTTTCGGCTTAG
- a CDS encoding metallophosphoesterase, whose product MRSKFLALSILLSAFSFQTIGQDLIRFAVIGDFGWESKEAEDVANLVKSWKPDFVITTGDDNYDYGEDSTIDINIGQYYSEFISPYFGKFGKGDTINRFFPTLGNHDWRVAGAVPYLKYFTLPGNERYYDFVKGPVHFFALDSDQHEPDGNTDTSKQAQWLNERMNGSTSVWKIVYFHHAPYSSGKDHGNFPPAQWQYKEWGADAVLAGHEHLYERLMIDSLLYLVNGSGGRSLYTFANPIEGSQVRYCDDYGAQLVKASKDSITFQFYTRNDSLVDSYTLYNTKLSEITTPDDKMIPTAPPVDSTHSDPLKPKN is encoded by the coding sequence ATGAGATCAAAATTTTTGGCATTATCGATTTTACTATCGGCATTTTCATTTCAAACTATCGGTCAAGACCTAATCAGATTTGCCGTCATCGGAGATTTCGGATGGGAAAGTAAGGAAGCCGAAGATGTTGCAAACCTTGTGAAAAGCTGGAAGCCGGATTTCGTTATCACTACAGGTGATGACAATTATGATTACGGTGAAGATTCTACTATCGATATAAATATCGGACAATATTACAGCGAGTTTATTTCTCCTTACTTCGGTAAGTTTGGTAAGGGAGATACGATAAATAGATTTTTTCCAACTTTAGGTAATCACGATTGGCGAGTAGCGGGCGCGGTTCCATACTTAAAATATTTTACTCTACCCGGCAATGAAAGATATTATGATTTCGTTAAAGGACCGGTACATTTTTTCGCGCTCGATAGTGATCAGCATGAACCTGATGGTAACACCGATACATCTAAACAAGCACAATGGTTGAACGAACGTATGAACGGTTCAACATCAGTATGGAAAATTGTTTACTTCCATCATGCACCTTATAGTTCGGGAAAAGACCACGGCAACTTCCCTCCTGCCCAGTGGCAATACAAAGAATGGGGTGCCGACGCGGTTTTAGCAGGTCATGAGCATTTGTACGAACGATTAATGATAGATAGTTTATTATATCTTGTGAATGGATCGGGCGGTCGAAGTCTTTATACATTCGCTAATCCGATTGAGGGAAGCCAGGTTAGATACTGCGATGATTACGGCGCACAATTGGTTAAAGCATCAAAAGATAGTATTACATTTCAATTCTACACACGGAATGATTCACTTGTGGACAGTTACACTTTGTACAATACAAAATTATCAGAAATTACTACGCCCGATGATAAGATGATTCCAACTGCGCCACCGGTAGATTCAACACACTCGGATCCGCTGAAGCCGAAGAATTGA
- a CDS encoding DUF1684 domain-containing protein, with protein MPPVNRIFITAFFISTLIIAGCKQKPSIDYASYQKEITDWQIKRTEGLKKENGWLTLCGLFWLNEGENKFGTDSSNVIIFPPERSPAHAGSIFLEKGQLRFKCAKGVSIICDDSAVSEMKIQSDESGKATPTIMKLGSLNFHVIKRGDRFGVRVKDNENPSRKYFKGLSSFPIELKWRLEAKFEPYDPPRIIPIVNVLNQVNNDTCPGAIVFDIDGNQLRLDALKEGKEFFIIFHDETAGKETYGMGRFLYADLPDSANNVVLDFNKAYNPPCAFTEFATCPLPPKQNYLPIRIEAGEKNYQGGGHH; from the coding sequence ATGCCCCCTGTTAATAGAATTTTTATTACCGCATTTTTTATTTCAACACTTATCATCGCAGGATGCAAGCAAAAACCATCGATCGATTACGCTTCGTACCAAAAAGAAATTACAGATTGGCAAATAAAGCGCACAGAAGGATTGAAAAAAGAAAATGGATGGCTAACCTTATGCGGATTATTCTGGCTGAATGAAGGTGAAAATAAATTCGGTACGGATTCATCCAATGTTATAATCTTTCCACCGGAAAGATCACCCGCTCATGCTGGCTCTATTTTCCTCGAGAAAGGGCAACTTCGTTTCAAATGCGCTAAAGGTGTTTCAATCATATGCGACGATTCCGCCGTCAGCGAAATGAAAATTCAATCGGACGAATCGGGTAAAGCAACACCAACAATTATGAAACTTGGTTCCCTCAATTTCCACGTAATCAAAAGAGGCGATAGATTTGGTGTTCGAGTGAAAGACAACGAAAATCCTTCACGAAAATATTTTAAAGGATTATCGTCCTTCCCGATAGAACTTAAGTGGAGACTTGAAGCGAAATTCGAACCTTACGATCCGCCCAGAATTATCCCGATAGTTAATGTTCTTAATCAGGTCAATAACGACACTTGCCCGGGAGCGATTGTTTTCGATATCGATGGCAACCAACTCCGGCTTGATGCTCTAAAAGAAGGGAAAGAATTTTTCATTATATTCCATGATGAAACCGCGGGCAAAGAGACATACGGAATGGGTCGATTCCTTTACGCTGATTTACCTGATTCCGCGAATAATGTTGTATTGGATTTCAACAAAGCATACAACCCGCCATGCGCATTCACGGAATTTGCAACGTGTCCGCTGCCGCCGAAACAAAATTATCTTCCTATTCGAATCGAAGCCGGTGAGAAAAATTATCAAGGCGGAGGTCATCATTAA
- a CDS encoding alpha-amylase — protein MMRTRILFIVLLFFSSSAYFVSREISGEKNGQSTAHKNAVKSADWVKETIIYSVYLRSFSPEGTFAGLEKRIPELKEMGVNVIWLMPIHPIGIKNRKGKLGSPYSIRDYYDTNPEFGSMLDFQKLLTTAHKNKIKLILDLVINHTSWDSKLIQQHPEWFSKNSLGNIISPNDDWTDVADLDYSKPGLRKYMLDMMEWWVKDIGIDGFRCDVSELVPLDFWEEARNKLNKIKPIMMLSEGSLPEHHLNAFDITYSWNIYDALEPLLKNERSAKFLDTLFQKEKSEFPINSLRLRFNTNHDKNAWDEPAILKFGKVGLKLSAVIINTIPGIPLIYNGEEVANDQKLGLFEKVDIDWNRSREMDTLYRSLFKLRKVHKAISHGEFIKASTSDDTNIFAFLRIEGKDKILVILNFSDALRTPKIKLAFDKSIGEASKIMLKDYFTHNSIQVEKGKIFNPSIQPFGYQIYLVSEK, from the coding sequence ATGATGAGAACCCGTATTCTCTTCATTGTCCTTTTATTTTTTTCTTCCTCTGCATATTTTGTCAGCAGAGAAATTTCAGGAGAAAAGAACGGACAGTCGACCGCACATAAAAATGCGGTAAAGAGTGCCGACTGGGTGAAAGAGACAATAATTTATTCAGTCTATCTTCGTTCGTTTTCTCCCGAGGGTACATTCGCAGGGCTGGAAAAGAGAATCCCGGAATTAAAGGAAATGGGCGTCAACGTTATTTGGTTGATGCCCATACATCCGATCGGGATAAAAAACCGGAAAGGAAAATTGGGAAGCCCTTATTCTATTCGGGATTATTACGATACGAATCCTGAATTCGGCTCAATGCTCGACTTTCAGAAGCTCCTAACCACTGCTCATAAAAACAAAATAAAACTTATACTCGACCTCGTAATCAATCACACATCATGGGACAGTAAATTAATTCAACAACATCCTGAATGGTTTTCAAAAAATTCACTCGGAAATATTATATCTCCGAATGACGATTGGACCGATGTTGCAGACCTCGATTATTCAAAACCCGGACTGCGAAAGTATATGCTGGATATGATGGAATGGTGGGTGAAAGATATCGGCATAGACGGATTCAGATGCGACGTTTCCGAGTTGGTACCCCTCGATTTTTGGGAAGAAGCCCGGAACAAACTGAATAAGATAAAACCGATCATGATGCTGTCTGAAGGATCACTGCCTGAACATCACTTGAACGCTTTTGATATTACTTACTCCTGGAATATTTACGATGCGCTGGAACCATTGCTGAAGAACGAACGATCGGCAAAATTCTTAGATACTCTTTTTCAAAAAGAAAAATCAGAATTCCCGATCAACTCACTTCGCCTGCGTTTCAACACTAATCACGATAAAAACGCCTGGGATGAACCCGCAATTCTAAAATTCGGTAAGGTAGGATTGAAGCTATCGGCAGTAATAATCAACACGATCCCTGGAATACCACTAATCTATAATGGCGAAGAAGTTGCTAATGATCAAAAACTTGGACTCTTTGAAAAAGTTGATATCGACTGGAACAGATCGCGAGAGATGGATACTTTATATCGCTCTCTTTTTAAATTGAGGAAAGTGCATAAGGCAATTTCGCACGGTGAATTTATAAAAGCATCAACAAGTGATGATACAAATATCTTCGCATTTCTTAGGATTGAAGGAAAAGATAAAATCTTAGTCATATTAAATTTTTCAGATGCCTTACGAACACCCAAGATAAAGCTCGCGTTCGACAAATCAATCGGTGAAGCATCCAAAATAATGTTGAAAGATTATTTTACTCACAATTCCATACAGGTTGAAAAAGGAAAGATTTTCAATCCCTCGATTCAACCATTTGGTTATCAGATTTATTTAGTGAGTGAGAAGTGA
- a CDS encoding FKBP-type peptidyl-prolyl cis-trans isomerase, whose translation MKYILFIALSIGIVACQSNTQNKVELKTQQDSVSYSIGMSIGQNLKSQSIVVSPTIVAQGIKDVLDSSKKLMTDEESQACMMDFQKRMMAKQEETMKAQGEKNKTEGAAFLEENKKKAGVQVTASGLQYKVEKMGTGKKPAATDTVTVHYRGTLINGTEFDSSIKRGEPTTFPLNQVIKGWTEGVGLMPVGSKFTFYIPSELAYGERGAGNLIGPNSTLVFEVELISAKGK comes from the coding sequence ATGAAGTATATTCTGTTCATCGCGCTTTCAATAGGTATTGTTGCCTGCCAGAGTAACACGCAGAATAAAGTTGAACTGAAGACACAGCAAGACAGCGTCAGTTACAGTATAGGAATGAGCATAGGGCAAAATTTAAAATCACAATCAATCGTGGTATCCCCCACTATCGTCGCCCAGGGAATAAAAGATGTCCTCGACAGCAGCAAAAAGCTGATGACCGATGAAGAATCGCAAGCATGTATGATGGATTTTCAAAAAAGAATGATGGCAAAACAAGAGGAAACTATGAAAGCACAAGGAGAGAAAAATAAAACTGAAGGAGCGGCATTCCTTGAAGAAAATAAGAAAAAAGCAGGAGTTCAGGTAACCGCAAGCGGTTTGCAGTATAAAGTTGAAAAAATGGGAACTGGTAAAAAACCTGCCGCAACCGATACTGTTACAGTGCATTATCGCGGCACACTTATTAACGGAACAGAATTCGACAGCTCGATCAAACGCGGAGAACCAACAACATTCCCGTTAAATCAGGTAATAAAAGGTTGGACAGAAGGTGTTGGACTAATGCCGGTTGGATCGAAATTTACATTTTATATTCCATCTGAATTAGCATACGGTGAACGCGGCGCCGGAAATCTGATCGGCCCGAATTCAACTTTGGTCTTCGAAGTTGAGTTGATTTCAGCTAAAGGAAAATAA
- a CDS encoding T9SS type A sorting domain-containing protein yields the protein MKTIHYSIIMFITLFLVTFFVTRFDDVQKTTVAGKTGVESIPSNLKSTGAMEAMKWYNDQRAYPTGKIPYGWREKAEDHIKKFNLSKSGSVNAVTWTSVGPSNVGGRVRSIAVDPANSNIIYAGSVSGGIWKSTNGGSGWAPISDFVSNMVIGCITIDPLNSNIIYAGTGEGYFNYDALRGIGVLKSTDAGATWTVLNNFVGAGANYYYYFINKIVIRPDNPNILFAAVTNNSEGIWKSTDAGASWSKITTPSTSKFCTDLVLDPNNSNTMYAAFGLFSSDGVYKTTNGGTSWTKLATGFPATTLKYTRISLSISKTNPAVLFASVADSNYYTHGIYKLNTSGTSWVTLTTPYDYTVNVSGTHLGGQGWYNNVITAHPTDTNTVYVGGINLFRTTNGGSLWNRLSDGYSAPYVHVDQHAITIDPNNYSTVYFGCDGGVFKSTTGGNSFNDMNSGFSTIQFYSGAVHPTIAAYFGGTQDNGTLKTTTPTTWQSAFGGDGGDVWINYNSPNIIFTEYVNLTIFKSTDGGSSWNKAMNGIPTGPNYYDGTTDRVDFIAPYTMDPGNPSNLVAGTYKIYRTTNSGTLWTSISGDLTGDGAGSTGAIITAIGIAKSSSVTIYVGTGGSGTSTAKVWVTTNTGTNWTNVTVAPIPNRRVTAIAVDPNNRDSAYVCFSGYGTGHLYFTANRGTSWSNKSGNLPDIPVNAIIIDPVNVSHLFLGTDLGVYESNDGGTTWTQQNSGMANVSVADLDLNNNGYLFAATHGRGMFKTVNAVGIKDENITTPTAFNLEQNFPNPFNPSTLISFSIAEPSYVALKIFDMSGREVVVIEDGELHQGRYERKFDGSTIASGVYFYNLKVSGKNGNHFSQTKKMILVK from the coding sequence ATGAAAACGATTCACTATTCAATCATAATGTTTATCACACTGTTTTTGGTAACTTTTTTTGTTACCCGATTCGATGATGTTCAAAAAACAACGGTGGCCGGCAAAACGGGTGTAGAATCAATACCATCAAATCTTAAGTCAACCGGCGCGATGGAGGCGATGAAATGGTATAATGATCAACGAGCGTACCCGACAGGGAAAATTCCTTACGGCTGGCGCGAAAAGGCAGAAGACCATATCAAGAAATTTAATTTATCAAAATCCGGTTCTGTCAACGCGGTAACCTGGACATCGGTTGGACCATCCAATGTGGGTGGAAGGGTCCGCTCAATAGCTGTCGATCCTGCGAATTCAAATATTATCTACGCCGGATCTGTTAGCGGGGGAATTTGGAAGAGCACCAATGGCGGTTCGGGTTGGGCTCCCATCTCAGATTTTGTCTCGAACATGGTAATAGGTTGCATTACTATCGATCCCTTAAATTCAAATATTATTTATGCAGGTACCGGCGAGGGATATTTTAATTATGATGCACTTCGGGGGATTGGTGTGTTGAAATCAACAGATGCAGGTGCAACATGGACTGTCTTGAATAATTTTGTCGGTGCAGGCGCTAATTATTATTACTATTTCATCAATAAAATTGTCATACGTCCAGATAATCCTAACATTCTGTTTGCTGCAGTAACGAATAATTCGGAAGGTATTTGGAAATCAACAGATGCAGGTGCAAGCTGGTCGAAAATTACAACCCCGAGCACGTCGAAATTCTGTACCGATCTTGTTCTCGATCCTAATAATTCAAACACCATGTACGCCGCGTTTGGATTATTCAGTTCTGATGGCGTCTATAAAACAACCAACGGCGGAACAAGCTGGACTAAATTAGCAACCGGTTTTCCCGCGACTACGTTGAAGTATACCCGGATCAGTTTGTCTATATCTAAAACAAATCCTGCAGTACTATTCGCAAGTGTCGCCGATTCGAATTATTACACTCATGGTATTTATAAACTTAATACCTCCGGTACATCGTGGGTTACTCTTACAACACCATATGATTATACTGTTAATGTAAGCGGAACACACCTCGGAGGTCAGGGTTGGTACAACAATGTTATCACGGCTCATCCCACGGATACGAATACGGTTTATGTGGGAGGAATTAACTTATTCCGGACGACTAACGGAGGTTCCTTATGGAATAGATTAAGCGATGGTTACAGTGCACCGTATGTACATGTAGATCAACATGCGATAACGATTGATCCAAATAATTATTCAACCGTTTATTTCGGTTGCGATGGCGGAGTTTTTAAATCTACGACAGGCGGTAATTCATTCAACGATATGAATTCCGGTTTTAGCACAATACAATTTTATAGCGGGGCTGTGCATCCTACAATCGCCGCGTACTTCGGCGGTACCCAGGATAACGGAACATTAAAAACTACAACACCAACGACTTGGCAATCGGCGTTCGGAGGTGATGGCGGTGATGTGTGGATTAATTATAATTCTCCGAATATCATCTTTACCGAATATGTAAATTTAACAATCTTTAAGTCTACTGATGGGGGAAGCAGTTGGAATAAGGCGATGAATGGAATTCCAACCGGACCTAATTATTATGATGGTACCACAGATCGTGTAGATTTTATCGCACCTTACACGATGGATCCGGGGAATCCTTCAAACTTAGTTGCAGGAACTTATAAAATTTACCGAACAACAAATAGCGGCACTCTTTGGACGAGTATCAGCGGTGACCTTACGGGGGATGGAGCCGGAAGTACAGGAGCAATCATCACTGCTATAGGAATTGCAAAAAGCTCGAGTGTCACCATTTATGTTGGTACCGGCGGGAGCGGAACAAGTACAGCAAAAGTTTGGGTAACCACCAATACGGGAACGAACTGGACAAATGTTACGGTAGCTCCGATCCCTAATCGCCGTGTAACAGCTATCGCAGTTGATCCGAATAATCGAGATAGCGCGTATGTATGTTTCTCTGGCTACGGTACAGGGCATTTATATTTTACTGCAAACCGCGGTACATCTTGGAGTAATAAAAGTGGAAATTTACCCGACATACCGGTAAATGCAATAATAATCGATCCGGTGAATGTGAGCCACCTTTTCCTCGGAACGGATCTTGGAGTATATGAATCGAACGATGGTGGTACAACATGGACGCAGCAAAACAGTGGTATGGCAAATGTCTCGGTTGCAGATCTGGATTTGAACAATAACGGATATTTATTTGCAGCGACTCATGGAAGAGGAATGTTCAAAACTGTAAATGCAGTGGGGATTAAAGATGAGAACATAACGACGCCAACAGCTTTTAATCTGGAGCAAAATTTTCCAAATCCGTTTAATCCTTCAACTTTGATATCGTTCAGCATTGCCGAACCAAGTTACGTTGCGCTGAAGATCTTTGATATGTCGGGCCGCGAAGTGGTCGTAATCGAAGATGGTGAATTACACCAAGGAAGATATGAGAGGAAATTTGACGGATCAACGATAGCGTCTGGTGTGTATTTCTATAATTTGAAAGTTTCGGGGAAGAACGGCAATCACTTCTCCCAAACAAAAAAAATGATATTAGTTAAATAG
- a CDS encoding shikimate kinase encodes MVTEIFPKNNIFLTGFMGSGKSTLGPIIANTIGYRYTDLDREIEEKEGKSITYIFTERGEKYFRKIENIILSELSLNSRQVISLGGGTLQDDDNMTIVSKYGILLYLKIDPELLIKRLKNKLDRPLLRSINGEKLSGDELRNRIYSLLHDRESNYHQADLIVEIKNEKIGLTVDRIVRALKPLISP; translated from the coding sequence ATGGTAACAGAAATATTTCCAAAAAATAATATTTTCCTGACCGGATTTATGGGTAGCGGCAAAAGTACGCTGGGACCCATCATTGCAAACACGATCGGTTACAGATATACAGATCTTGACAGGGAGATAGAAGAAAAGGAAGGCAAATCGATCACTTATATTTTCACGGAAAGAGGTGAAAAGTATTTTCGAAAAATCGAGAATATTATTCTTTCCGAACTTTCATTGAATTCCAGACAGGTGATCTCGTTGGGTGGCGGGACATTACAAGATGATGATAATATGACGATAGTCAGTAAATATGGAATATTGTTATATCTAAAAATCGATCCGGAGTTATTGATCAAGCGTTTAAAAAACAAGTTAGACAGACCGTTGCTTAGGAGCATTAACGGTGAGAAATTATCCGGTGATGAACTGAGAAATCGCATTTATTCGCTCTTACACGATCGAGAGAGTAATTATCATCAGGCTGATCTGATCGTAGAGATAAAAAATGAAAAAATAGGATTAACTGTAGACAGGATCGTTAGGGCATTAAAACCATTGATTTCCCCTTAA